Proteins encoded in a region of the Frondihabitans sp. 762G35 genome:
- a CDS encoding aldo/keto reductase yields the protein MDYRNLGNSGAVVSELTLGTMTFGAEADEATSHTLIDTFVEHGGTFLDTADVYSAGVSETIIGRWLKAHPTEAQQIVLATKGRFPMGDGPNDVGLSRRHLRSALDASLTRLGVDHIDLYQMHAWDALTPIDETLRFLDDAAAAGKIGYYGFSNYLGWQLTKAVHRAIALGLVPPVTLQPQYSLLVRDIEHEVVPASLDANIGLLPWSPLGGGWLTGKYERDVAPTGASRLGENPERGMEAWAARNADERTWRILDAVTAVAGETGATKSQVAIAWLLAQPAVTSVILGARTVEQLVDNIGASGVDLSVEQVSRLSDASAPTIDDYPYGTAGVAQRQRKITGGR from the coding sequence ATGGACTACAGAAACCTCGGAAACTCGGGTGCCGTCGTGTCGGAGCTGACACTGGGCACCATGACCTTCGGCGCAGAAGCCGACGAAGCCACCTCCCACACCCTCATCGACACCTTCGTCGAGCACGGCGGCACGTTCCTCGACACGGCCGACGTCTACTCGGCCGGAGTCTCGGAGACGATCATCGGCCGCTGGCTGAAGGCGCACCCGACCGAAGCGCAGCAGATCGTCCTCGCGACGAAGGGGCGCTTCCCGATGGGCGACGGCCCGAACGACGTCGGCCTCTCGCGCCGGCACCTCCGCTCGGCCCTCGACGCGTCGCTGACGCGCCTCGGTGTCGACCACATCGACCTCTACCAGATGCACGCGTGGGACGCCCTCACGCCGATCGACGAGACCCTGCGCTTCCTCGACGACGCCGCGGCCGCCGGCAAGATCGGCTACTACGGCTTCTCGAACTACCTCGGCTGGCAGCTCACGAAGGCCGTGCACCGCGCGATCGCGCTCGGCCTCGTCCCGCCGGTCACGCTCCAGCCGCAGTACAGCCTCCTCGTGCGCGACATCGAGCACGAGGTCGTCCCCGCCTCGCTCGACGCGAACATCGGCCTGCTCCCCTGGTCGCCCCTCGGCGGCGGCTGGCTCACCGGCAAGTACGAGCGCGACGTGGCCCCGACCGGTGCCTCGCGCCTCGGCGAGAACCCGGAGCGCGGCATGGAGGCATGGGCGGCCCGCAACGCCGACGAGCGCACCTGGCGCATCCTCGACGCCGTGACCGCCGTGGCCGGAGAGACCGGCGCCACGAAGTCGCAGGTGGCGATCGCGTGGCTCCTGGCCCAGCCCGCCGTCACGAGCGTCATCCTGGGCGCGCGCACGGTCGAGCAGCTCGTCGACAACATCGGCGCCTCCGGCGTCGACCTCTCCGTCGAGCAGGTGTCGCGCCTCAGCGACGCGAGCGCTCCGACCATCGACGACTACCCCTACGGCACCGCAGGAGTCGCCCAGCGTCAGCGCAAGATCACCGGCGGCCGCTGA
- a CDS encoding mannosyltransferase family protein, protein MLDRDPSSTRVATREPVPSPSRLLTLASRVPTWAAVLGIYAASRVFSTVLLFIVYRIAASHPGQYADGYVDGGRGTGFFGFSNVWDGAYYTSIAQHGYPHVLPISASGAVEPNSWAFLPFFPWTVRILAQITGWDTGAVAAGVATIFGALAALMLHRFLRLRVDALGALWGTTFFCFGAMAFVLQVGYAESMFLFFCFTGMWALLTRRYVLLAWSGVIASFTKPGALALALALAIVVVHRLWTKDPFPRAERIAAVVAGLAIAAAGFTWPLIAAAATGVPDAYLKTETAWWISYIGTDHFVPLTPWFLFAIRYLGILGAVVVLAIVALWFWGMRKPSLRRLGVDIRAFLTAYALYLFAVFLPQQSLPRLLMPLAPLVAVDSITHRKHLRHLVLGSGMALQFVAIVTLWLTGPP, encoded by the coding sequence GTGCTGGACAGAGACCCGTCGTCGACCCGCGTCGCGACCCGCGAACCGGTCCCGTCGCCGTCCCGCCTCCTGACGCTCGCCTCGAGGGTCCCCACCTGGGCGGCCGTCCTCGGCATCTACGCCGCCTCGCGCGTCTTCTCCACCGTCCTGCTCTTCATCGTCTACCGGATCGCCGCCTCGCATCCCGGCCAGTACGCCGACGGCTACGTCGACGGGGGCCGCGGCACCGGGTTCTTCGGCTTCTCGAACGTCTGGGACGGCGCCTACTACACGTCGATCGCGCAGCACGGCTACCCGCACGTCCTGCCCATCAGCGCCTCGGGCGCGGTCGAGCCCAACTCGTGGGCGTTCCTGCCCTTCTTCCCCTGGACCGTGCGCATCCTGGCCCAGATCACGGGCTGGGACACCGGCGCCGTCGCGGCGGGGGTCGCCACGATCTTCGGCGCTCTCGCGGCGCTCATGCTCCACCGGTTCCTCCGCCTGCGGGTCGACGCCCTCGGCGCCCTCTGGGGCACCACGTTCTTCTGCTTCGGCGCGATGGCCTTCGTCCTGCAGGTCGGCTACGCCGAGAGCATGTTCCTCTTCTTCTGCTTCACCGGGATGTGGGCCCTGCTGACCCGGCGGTACGTGCTCCTGGCGTGGTCGGGCGTCATCGCGTCGTTCACGAAGCCGGGGGCCCTCGCCCTCGCCCTCGCGCTCGCAATCGTCGTCGTCCACCGCCTCTGGACGAAAGACCCCTTCCCCCGCGCCGAGCGGATCGCGGCCGTCGTCGCCGGGCTCGCGATCGCCGCGGCCGGGTTCACCTGGCCGCTCATCGCCGCGGCCGCCACCGGCGTGCCCGACGCCTACCTGAAGACCGAGACGGCGTGGTGGATCTCCTACATCGGCACCGACCACTTCGTGCCGCTGACGCCCTGGTTCCTCTTCGCGATCCGCTACCTCGGGATCCTCGGAGCCGTCGTCGTCCTGGCCATCGTCGCGCTGTGGTTCTGGGGGATGCGCAAGCCGTCGCTCCGGCGACTCGGCGTCGACATCCGCGCGTTCCTGACGGCGTACGCGCTCTACCTCTTCGCCGTCTTCCTGCCGCAGCAGAGCCTGCCCCGCCTGTTGATGCCCCTCGCACCCCTCGTCGCCGTCGACAGCATCACGCATCGCAAGCACCTCCGGCACCTGGTGCTCGGGTCGGGGATGGCGCTCCAGTTCGTCGCCATCGTCACCCTCTGGCTCACCGGCCCTCCGTAG
- a CDS encoding glycoside hydrolase family 6 protein, which yields MTHRRRRSVLLAVAIVAAVGLLAACTSETPTPRPSSGSTLRDESNRVLFEGGLYVQRDSLAARAATRLERAGDATAAGAASAIAKESVAIWLGDQYDVAQVRRVVRENVAAAEKKGVTPVFVTYAIPHRDCGDYSAGGWTAERYPAWTKAIADTLKGHRAVVLVEPDSLAMLSNCPAETDVRVPLIKRAVEQFAAAGVPAYLDAGNSHWVPPATMAARLEDAGIASARGFFTNVASFYRVDQERAYAEKVSALTDSSHFVIDVSRNGQGWKGTWCNPSGTGLGQDPHVTGGTGGLDALLWIKSPGISDGSCNGGPKAGAWFSSYAQDLVRLRARD from the coding sequence ATGACGCACAGACGACGCCGCAGCGTGCTGCTCGCCGTGGCCATCGTCGCCGCGGTCGGGCTCCTCGCCGCCTGCACCTCCGAGACTCCGACCCCGAGGCCGTCGAGCGGGTCGACGCTGCGCGACGAGTCGAACCGCGTGCTCTTCGAGGGCGGCCTCTACGTCCAGCGGGACAGCCTCGCCGCCCGGGCCGCCACCCGCCTCGAGCGCGCGGGCGACGCGACGGCCGCCGGCGCCGCGAGCGCCATCGCGAAGGAGTCCGTCGCGATCTGGCTGGGTGATCAGTACGACGTCGCGCAGGTGCGACGCGTCGTCCGCGAGAACGTGGCCGCCGCCGAGAAGAAGGGCGTCACCCCCGTCTTCGTGACGTACGCCATCCCGCACCGCGACTGCGGCGACTACTCGGCCGGCGGCTGGACCGCCGAGCGCTACCCGGCGTGGACGAAGGCGATCGCCGACACCCTGAAGGGCCACCGCGCCGTCGTCCTCGTCGAGCCCGACTCCCTGGCCATGCTGAGCAACTGTCCAGCCGAGACGGACGTCCGCGTCCCGCTCATCAAGCGGGCCGTCGAGCAGTTCGCCGCGGCCGGCGTCCCCGCCTACCTCGACGCCGGGAACTCCCACTGGGTACCGCCCGCGACGATGGCGGCGCGCCTCGAGGACGCCGGGATCGCCTCCGCCCGCGGGTTCTTCACGAACGTCGCCAGCTTCTACCGGGTCGACCAGGAGCGCGCCTACGCCGAGAAGGTCTCGGCCCTCACCGACTCCTCGCACTTCGTCATCGACGTCTCGCGGAACGGCCAGGGCTGGAAGGGCACCTGGTGCAACCCCTCCGGCACGGGTCTCGGACAGGATCCCCACGTGACCGGTGGCACGGGCGGCCTCGACGCGCTGCTGTGGATCAAGTCGCCCGGCATCAGCGACGGCTCCTGCAACGGCGGGCCCAAGGCCGGGGCCTGGTTCTCCTCCTACGCGCAGGACCTCGTGCGGCTCCGCGCCCGCGACTGA
- a CDS encoding fatty acid desaturase family protein, with translation MSVLDAPTLVTVPAPQRVRNSAELPAGFRGTTSGATSKPVSTYNVLLGRVREAGLLKRRRGFYIAMFSIVTACLAGAITGSVFIGESWFQLLIAAGIGIIFTQYAFLAHETAHRQVFESGRTSDNVGRFLASGVVGMSYAWWTSKHTKHHGNPNTIGRDTDIAFDTVSFLEQDAVKQRGLMRWFTQRQGYAFFPILLLEGVNLHLMSYRTVFGRKKVDKRSVEIAMITIRFAVYLGLVFTFLPLGMAFAFVGVQLAIFGLYMGSAFAPNHIGMPIIPEDSRVDFLSKQVLTSRNVTGGPLMTIAMGGLDYQVEHHLFPNMARPNLRAARRIVREHCAEHQVPYTETTLWSAFGTVIAYLNRVGLAARRPFDCPMAAEYRPR, from the coding sequence TTGTCAGTCCTCGATGCCCCCACCCTCGTGACCGTCCCCGCGCCGCAGCGCGTCCGCAACAGCGCCGAGCTCCCGGCCGGCTTCCGCGGCACCACCTCGGGCGCGACCTCGAAGCCCGTCAGCACCTACAACGTGCTCCTCGGGCGGGTCCGCGAGGCGGGTCTCCTCAAGCGTCGCCGCGGCTTCTACATCGCCATGTTCTCGATCGTGACCGCGTGCCTCGCGGGAGCCATCACCGGGTCGGTCTTCATCGGCGAGAGCTGGTTCCAGCTCCTGATCGCGGCCGGAATCGGCATCATCTTCACGCAGTACGCCTTCCTCGCCCACGAGACGGCGCACCGCCAGGTCTTCGAGTCCGGGCGCACGAGCGACAACGTCGGTCGCTTCCTCGCCTCGGGCGTCGTCGGCATGAGCTACGCGTGGTGGACCTCCAAGCACACGAAGCACCACGGCAACCCCAACACGATCGGTCGCGACACCGACATCGCGTTCGACACGGTCTCCTTCCTCGAGCAGGACGCGGTCAAACAGCGGGGCCTCATGCGCTGGTTCACGCAGCGTCAGGGCTACGCGTTCTTCCCGATCCTGCTGCTCGAGGGCGTCAACCTGCACCTCATGTCGTACCGCACGGTCTTCGGCCGCAAGAAGGTCGACAAGCGCTCGGTCGAGATCGCGATGATCACGATCCGCTTCGCCGTCTACCTCGGCCTCGTCTTCACGTTCCTGCCGCTCGGGATGGCCTTCGCCTTCGTCGGCGTCCAGCTCGCGATCTTCGGCCTCTACATGGGCTCGGCCTTCGCCCCGAACCACATCGGCATGCCGATCATCCCGGAGGACAGCCGCGTCGACTTCCTCTCCAAGCAGGTCCTCACGTCGCGCAACGTCACCGGCGGCCCGCTGATGACCATCGCCATGGGCGGCCTCGACTACCAGGTCGAGCACCACCTGTTCCCGAACATGGCCCGACCGAACCTCCGCGCCGCCCGCCGCATCGTCCGCGAGCACTGCGCCGAGCACCAGGTGCCCTACACCGAGACGACCCTCTGGTCGGCCTTCGGCACCGTCATCGCCTACCTCAACCGCGTGGGCCTCGCCGCACGACGCCCGTTCGACTGCCCGATGGCCGCGGAGTACCGCCCCCGCTGA
- a CDS encoding GMC family oxidoreductase gives MSAPSRRQFLAGGAGIAGAAAAVSAVAATRTPIARTVAAGPRREPLDTDALARETEYDYVVVGAGAGGGPLAVRLAEAGYSVLVVEAGPASTSRDVYEVPAFHLFASSDPEMSWDFFVRHYSDASKHGSAFVRERDGVLYPRASTLGGCTAHHAMLMLAPESDDWDSIGRITGDPSWNALAMLPFQRRVREWLSIEDSPASLLAADPVLSRLVVAASASTSGLSAPATAVDLVHGRVSGTLLDPNDEASVESLREGVTLVPQSTRAGRRYGIRERLTEAAQRLGTALSFQTDALVERVILDEGDDGRPRAVGLDVLVAPRAYGASPRHRPVAPADREGLRRRVRARREIILAAGAFNTPQLLMLSGIGPAGQLRRHGVEPVVDLPGVGSNLQDRYEMTVVTEFDRPFAVLQGKTYGAPGDPGLAQWRSGDPNALYRSNGILVGVKEKVAGGTEHPEIFLFGSPSSFTGYRPGFAEQGVAGGDHFTWAVVRGYQSSMRGSVRLVSADPTVPPAIDFGYFDDGRGGPASERDLAAVRQGLARARDINQRARSLRFADAATDREVYPGPEVVSDADLDAVIARDAWGHHASCTARMGADGDRMAVLDSKFRVRGVAGLRVVDASAFPRIPALFPLMTIFAASERAASEIIADAVRVDRTRAGRARHGDATPPAGHPAPADPRGGER, from the coding sequence GTGAGCGCTCCGTCCCGTCGCCAGTTCCTCGCCGGAGGTGCCGGGATCGCAGGAGCCGCGGCCGCCGTCTCGGCGGTCGCCGCGACCCGCACTCCCATCGCCCGCACCGTCGCGGCCGGCCCCCGACGCGAACCCCTCGACACGGACGCCCTCGCGCGCGAGACGGAGTACGACTACGTGGTGGTCGGGGCGGGTGCCGGCGGGGGGCCGCTGGCCGTGCGCCTGGCCGAGGCCGGGTACTCCGTGCTCGTCGTGGAGGCCGGGCCCGCGTCGACGTCGCGCGACGTCTACGAGGTCCCGGCCTTCCACCTCTTCGCGTCGAGCGATCCCGAGATGAGCTGGGACTTCTTCGTCCGCCACTACTCCGATGCCTCGAAGCACGGCTCGGCCTTCGTCAGGGAGCGCGACGGCGTCCTCTATCCGCGCGCCTCGACCCTCGGCGGCTGCACGGCCCACCACGCGATGCTGATGCTCGCGCCGGAGAGCGACGACTGGGACTCCATCGGCCGAATCACCGGCGATCCCTCCTGGAACGCCCTCGCGATGCTGCCCTTCCAGCGACGGGTGAGGGAGTGGTTGTCGATCGAGGACTCCCCGGCATCCCTGCTGGCGGCCGACCCGGTGCTCTCGCGCCTGGTCGTCGCCGCGTCGGCCTCGACCAGCGGCCTCTCGGCGCCCGCGACGGCGGTCGACCTCGTGCACGGTCGCGTCTCGGGCACCCTCCTCGACCCCAACGACGAGGCGAGCGTCGAATCCCTCCGCGAGGGCGTCACTCTCGTGCCCCAGTCGACCAGGGCGGGTCGCCGCTACGGAATCCGGGAGCGCCTCACGGAGGCGGCTCAGCGCCTCGGCACGGCGCTCTCGTTCCAGACGGACGCCCTGGTCGAGCGGGTGATCCTCGACGAGGGCGACGACGGCCGACCGCGGGCCGTGGGGCTAGACGTGCTGGTGGCGCCGCGCGCGTACGGCGCGAGCCCGCGGCATCGGCCCGTGGCTCCTGCGGACCGGGAGGGACTCCGTCGGCGCGTCCGCGCTCGCCGCGAGATCATTCTGGCGGCGGGTGCGTTCAACACGCCGCAGCTCCTCATGCTGTCCGGCATCGGCCCGGCGGGGCAGCTCCGACGGCACGGCGTCGAACCCGTCGTCGACCTCCCCGGCGTCGGGTCGAATCTGCAGGACCGCTACGAGATGACGGTCGTGACCGAGTTCGACCGGCCGTTCGCGGTGCTCCAGGGCAAGACCTACGGGGCGCCCGGCGATCCGGGACTGGCCCAGTGGCGGTCGGGGGACCCGAACGCGCTCTACCGGTCGAACGGGATCCTCGTCGGCGTCAAGGAGAAGGTCGCGGGCGGGACGGAGCACCCGGAGATCTTCCTGTTCGGATCGCCGTCGAGCTTCACCGGCTATCGCCCCGGTTTCGCCGAACAGGGTGTCGCGGGCGGCGACCACTTCACCTGGGCGGTCGTGCGCGGCTACCAGTCGAGCATGCGCGGGAGCGTCCGGCTGGTGTCCGCCGATCCCACGGTCCCGCCGGCCATCGACTTCGGCTACTTCGACGACGGACGGGGCGGGCCCGCGAGCGAGCGGGACCTCGCCGCCGTCCGGCAGGGTTTGGCCCGCGCGCGCGACATCAATCAGCGGGCCAGGAGTCTCCGGTTCGCCGACGCCGCGACCGATCGCGAGGTGTATCCCGGCCCGGAGGTCGTCTCCGACGCGGACCTCGACGCGGTCATCGCCCGCGACGCCTGGGGACACCACGCCAGCTGCACGGCGCGGATGGGGGCCGACGGCGATCGGATGGCGGTCCTCGACTCGAAGTTCCGCGTGCGCGGGGTGGCCGGTCTGAGGGTCGTCGACGCCTCGGCGTTCCCCCGCATCCCCGCCCTGTTTCCGCTCATGACGATCTTCGCGGCGTCGGAGCGGGCGGCGAGCGAGATCATCGCCGACGCGGTGCGGGTGGACCGCACGCGAGCCGGTCGGGCCCGACACGGCGACGCGACACCCCCCGCCGGGCATCCTGCGCCGGCCGATCCCCGAGGAGGAGAACGATGA
- a CDS encoding GMC oxidoreductase, with protein MTAPERLAETDLPTECEVAVVGSGFGAAVAAARLAPHVDRGGLVVLERGREWVPGDFPADFVSVRSAVRTRRNPLGLFDLSLGADMDSLVASGLGGGSLIYANVLLEPRPEVFATGWPGGIDSESLAPWFDRVREILRPEVSVDEQDARGGPRTVPGSLRGSGFDPAATSADVHGRAAEHRPRFAKVEALEALAAARGTTTTKVPVAINLTRPEGPNEHGVVQPRCTLCGNCMTGCNVGAKTTMRASYLPRAHADGARLVTGAEVTTVTPSSRPGRRWCLTGTRHVVRGGRVVPRRFELHCDVVVLGAGSLGTTGILLRSRDRGLDLSAALGDHFSGNGDSLAVAYNSSGRRTGLGARDAFAPEFETGPTITAMVDLRTSEGGHLVQDGAVPYGLAEALRRILGARFALQRDEKVWCDLRGNGCPPGCGALEHSQVWLAMGADGARGRITLDRRGRPRVAWRGSGHQRIFAEQARDVALLSENTEARLVANPRHALLGRGRPSYTPVTVHPLGGAVTADSVERGACDSRGRVFTGDGRVHAGLYVTDGALCPTSTGANPSLTIAALAERNVDHLIRDDLARLRAER; from the coding sequence ATGACGGCCCCCGAACGCCTTGCCGAGACCGACCTGCCCACCGAGTGCGAGGTGGCCGTCGTCGGATCCGGCTTCGGTGCCGCCGTCGCGGCCGCGCGCCTCGCACCCCACGTCGACCGCGGCGGGCTCGTCGTCCTCGAGCGCGGCCGGGAGTGGGTGCCCGGCGACTTCCCGGCCGACTTCGTGTCCGTGCGGTCCGCTGTCCGCACGAGGCGGAACCCCCTGGGCCTGTTCGACCTCTCGCTCGGCGCCGACATGGACAGCCTCGTGGCGAGCGGCCTCGGCGGCGGCTCCCTCATCTACGCGAACGTGCTGCTCGAACCGCGCCCCGAGGTGTTCGCCACCGGGTGGCCCGGCGGCATCGACTCCGAGTCGCTCGCGCCGTGGTTCGACCGGGTGCGCGAGATCCTGCGTCCCGAGGTCTCGGTCGACGAGCAGGATGCCCGGGGCGGCCCCCGCACGGTGCCCGGCTCGCTCCGCGGCTCCGGCTTCGACCCCGCCGCGACGTCCGCCGACGTCCACGGGCGCGCGGCCGAGCACCGCCCCCGCTTCGCCAAGGTGGAGGCGTTGGAGGCGCTCGCCGCGGCTCGGGGGACCACCACCACGAAGGTGCCCGTGGCGATCAACCTCACCCGGCCGGAGGGGCCGAACGAGCACGGTGTCGTCCAGCCGCGGTGCACCCTCTGCGGCAACTGCATGACCGGCTGCAACGTCGGCGCCAAGACGACGATGCGCGCCAGCTACCTGCCCCGGGCGCACGCCGACGGGGCCCGCCTGGTGACGGGGGCGGAGGTGACGACCGTGACGCCGTCGTCCCGCCCGGGTCGCCGGTGGTGCCTCACCGGGACGCGCCACGTCGTCCGGGGCGGTCGTGTCGTCCCGCGTCGGTTCGAACTCCACTGCGACGTCGTCGTGCTCGGCGCGGGCTCTCTCGGAACGACGGGCATCCTGCTGCGCAGCCGCGACAGGGGTCTCGACCTCTCCGCGGCGCTGGGCGACCACTTCTCGGGCAACGGCGACTCGCTCGCGGTCGCCTACAACTCGAGCGGTCGGCGCACCGGGCTCGGCGCCCGCGACGCCTTCGCCCCCGAGTTCGAGACGGGGCCGACCATCACCGCCATGGTCGATCTCCGCACGTCGGAGGGCGGCCACCTGGTCCAGGACGGCGCGGTGCCCTACGGCCTGGCCGAGGCCCTCCGCCGGATCCTGGGCGCCCGGTTCGCCCTCCAGCGCGACGAGAAGGTGTGGTGCGACCTGCGAGGAAACGGCTGCCCGCCCGGGTGCGGTGCCCTGGAGCACTCGCAGGTCTGGCTCGCCATGGGTGCCGACGGGGCGAGGGGGCGGATCACCCTCGACCGCCGCGGCCGCCCCCGCGTGGCCTGGCGGGGTTCGGGGCATCAGCGGATCTTCGCCGAGCAGGCCCGGGACGTCGCGCTCCTCAGCGAGAACACCGAGGCCCGGCTCGTCGCCAACCCGCGCCACGCTCTCCTCGGGCGCGGCCGTCCCTCGTACACACCGGTCACCGTCCACCCGCTCGGCGGTGCCGTGACGGCCGACTCGGTGGAGCGGGGCGCCTGCGACTCCCGCGGGCGGGTGTTCACCGGCGACGGGCGCGTCCACGCGGGTCTCTACGTGACGGACGGGGCTCTCTGCCCGACGTCGACCGGGGCGAATCCGTCCCTCACGATCGCCGCCCTCGCGGAACGGAACGTCGATCACCTGATCCGGGACGATCTCGCGCGACTCAGGGCCGAGCGATGA
- the purB gene encoding adenylosuccinate lyase: MSLPQQPLSPLDGRYLPAVADLGEHLSEAGLNRARVHVEVEWLIEQTDRSFAGSRPLEDDQKAALRWVVADFGQSDIDELAALEATTRHDVKAVEYYVRARLADLGLDAIAELTHFACTSEDINNLSYALVVKSAVFDVWLPRFDSVIALFADLAREHAETPMLSHTHGQPATPTTVGKEFAVTAHRLGRVREQIVGTEFLGKFSGATGTFSAHVVAAGDLDWPAISRAFVEGLGLSWNPLTTQIESHDWQAELYSRVAHANRILHNVATDIWTYISMGYITQIPQAGATGSSTMPHKINPIRFENAEANLEISSALFSSLAETLVTSRMQRDLTDSSSQRNIGVAFGHSLLALDNIRRGLGEIAINTEALARDLDGNWEVLGEAIQTVIRAEITAGRSSISDPYAMLKELTRGRRVGQEELVAFVDGLDIGDEAKARLRTLTPGDYTGVAASLVGYLPGA, from the coding sequence ATGAGCCTTCCGCAGCAGCCCCTGAGCCCCCTCGACGGTCGGTATCTCCCCGCCGTCGCCGACCTCGGCGAGCACCTCAGCGAGGCGGGGCTCAACCGCGCCCGCGTGCACGTCGAGGTCGAATGGCTGATCGAGCAGACCGACCGCTCGTTCGCCGGATCCCGCCCGCTCGAAGACGACCAGAAGGCGGCCCTCCGCTGGGTCGTCGCCGACTTCGGCCAGAGCGACATCGACGAACTGGCCGCCCTCGAGGCGACCACCCGCCACGACGTCAAGGCCGTCGAGTACTACGTCCGTGCGCGCCTGGCCGACCTGGGCCTCGACGCGATCGCCGAGCTCACCCACTTCGCCTGCACGTCGGAGGACATCAACAACCTCAGCTACGCGCTCGTGGTGAAGTCGGCCGTCTTCGACGTGTGGCTCCCCCGCTTCGACAGCGTGATCGCCCTCTTCGCCGACCTCGCCCGCGAGCACGCCGAGACCCCGATGCTGTCGCACACCCACGGCCAGCCCGCCACCCCGACGACCGTCGGCAAGGAGTTCGCGGTCACCGCGCACCGCCTGGGCCGCGTGCGCGAGCAGATCGTCGGCACCGAGTTCCTCGGCAAGTTCTCCGGTGCCACCGGCACGTTCTCGGCGCACGTCGTCGCGGCCGGGGACCTCGACTGGCCGGCGATCTCGAGGGCCTTCGTCGAGGGTCTCGGTCTCTCCTGGAACCCGCTGACCACGCAGATCGAATCGCACGACTGGCAGGCCGAGCTGTACTCGCGGGTCGCCCACGCCAACCGCATCCTGCACAATGTCGCCACCGACATCTGGACCTACATCTCGATGGGCTACATCACGCAGATCCCGCAGGCGGGAGCGACCGGCTCGTCGACGATGCCGCACAAGATCAACCCGATCCGGTTCGAGAACGCCGAGGCGAACCTCGAGATCTCGTCGGCGCTGTTCTCCTCGCTCGCCGAGACCCTGGTGACGAGCAGGATGCAGCGCGACCTGACCGACTCGTCGTCCCAGCGCAACATCGGCGTCGCCTTCGGCCACTCGCTCCTGGCGCTCGACAACATTCGCCGCGGACTCGGCGAGATCGCCATCAACACGGAGGCGCTCGCCCGCGACCTCGACGGCAACTGGGAGGTCCTCGGCGAGGCCATCCAGACCGTCATCCGCGCCGAGATCACGGCCGGCCGCTCGTCGATCTCCGACCCGTACGCGATGCTCAAGGAGCTCACGCGCGGCCGCCGGGTCGGGCAGGAGGAGCTGGTCGCGTTCGTCGACGGGCTCGACATCGGCGACGAGGCCAAGGCCCGCCTCCGCACCCTGACCCCCGGTGACTACACGGGAGTCGCGGCGTCGCTGGTCGGGTACCTGCCAGGCGCCTAG
- a CDS encoding alpha/beta hydrolase produces MSRRRSAALALLALVAVIVPVVPSIAPPGGVDARGVVLRPAPDSVVDGLLTGDLSVPDLGAGAHRVRVGVVEPRHEPVADVLFLHGHADRLDNHPALFSALRDAGVRVVSFDLPSHGLTDAGAIDLWSVDDLARLASRVDRATAPAPGGSRPLILAGWSFGGLVATRIAQDPRRLALFDRPVAGLALEAPALAPRAAAGGDGVSRLRALTHDLRAPVAGPPSPPSPLQDPVFAGRLLLEAQIASARPLPPGLPTLVELSDPDDDLYIDPSAVARWADGVGASAGASITVRACPGARHGLDFESFPVGDAVRSDVVDFVTAVASGRAQSLSVGEGGACR; encoded by the coding sequence ATGAGCCGCCGACGGAGCGCCGCGCTGGCGCTGCTCGCCCTGGTGGCCGTCATCGTCCCGGTCGTGCCGTCGATCGCCCCGCCGGGCGGCGTCGACGCGCGGGGCGTCGTCCTCCGGCCCGCGCCCGACTCCGTGGTCGACGGGCTCCTGACCGGAGACCTGTCCGTCCCCGATCTCGGAGCCGGCGCCCACCGCGTGCGCGTCGGCGTGGTCGAGCCGCGCCACGAGCCCGTCGCCGACGTGCTCTTCCTGCACGGCCACGCCGACCGGCTCGACAACCATCCCGCGCTCTTTTCGGCCCTCCGCGACGCGGGGGTGCGAGTCGTCTCGTTCGACCTGCCCTCCCACGGGCTGACCGACGCCGGGGCCATCGATCTCTGGAGCGTGGACGACCTCGCCCGTCTCGCCTCCCGCGTGGACCGCGCGACGGCGCCGGCACCGGGTGGCTCGCGTCCGCTCATCCTCGCGGGCTGGTCGTTCGGCGGCCTCGTCGCGACGCGCATCGCGCAGGATCCGCGCCGCCTCGCCCTGTTCGACCGCCCCGTCGCCGGGCTCGCGCTCGAGGCACCCGCGCTGGCGCCCCGCGCCGCGGCCGGTGGCGACGGCGTCTCGCGGCTCCGCGCGCTGACCCACGACCTCCGAGCCCCGGTCGCGGGGCCGCCGAGTCCGCCGTCGCCGCTCCAGGATCCCGTGTTCGCCGGGCGCCTGCTCCTCGAGGCCCAGATCGCGTCGGCTCGTCCACTGCCACCGGGGCTCCCGACGCTCGTCGAGCTGAGCGACCCCGACGACGACCTCTACATCGACCCGAGCGCCGTCGCCCGGTGGGCGGACGGCGTGGGCGCGTCCGCGGGAGCGAGCATCACGGTCCGCGCCTGCCCCGGCGCGCGCCACGGCCTCGACTTCGAGTCCTTCCCCGTCGGCGACGCCGTGCGCTCCGACGTCGTCGACTTCGTGACGGCGGTCGCCTCCGGGCGAGCGCAGTCCCTGTCCGTCGGGGAAGGCGGTGCCTGCCGATGA